A genomic window from Flavobacterium johnsoniae includes:
- a CDS encoding TlpA disulfide reductase family protein, with product MKKIYLLLFFAVVSNLFSQNGKIYLKNSKFNIGKPNTYVYEPPQGLVIEDNAKVNFLYITPTDFSSDISPLKKSGKRYEFTAKVPDSVRVILATINDSQKIADSNNEKGYSVLLKTQNDIELRKSLINEISVRSNGGYFFRLKSDPKREDLIAEYDAVFAKYPKLRDDIVSLEYLYTKKSLNREQGEKDLLAFADKCVKRNTEEYLTSAYYIYSSNNETQDQAKKLKTEISEKFPANRIDAMDFIRKFFDQPDKTEASILESLNAFKTKYPNDTSKRSLSYFYSALVPIYLDKGELEKAIACEPYLNLPEDTYNNFAWGQSGGDLTMPVKDIDFATKVSKRSVDIIEAKRKECYTPDYNGKFNMFADTYALLLYKQGKYDEAFKYQSGVKALDGLDAGGKERYLAMLDKVKSKDEVKAYIEDEISKGNTSPAFLSKLKEIYIEKKLPMAEFDAIQQKTDLLAQENKNKDLLEKFGSKNAFDFTLKNLDGKDTKLSDYKGKIVVLDFWATWCGPCKASFPKMQHLVTKYKDKDVAFLFVNTWENGKEDEILKKVSSYITEKKFDFNVVFDLKQEVVGNYKIQAIPTRIVIDKKGDILAYDNSNTDIGKIIEEQLK from the coding sequence ATGAAAAAAATCTACCTTTTGTTATTCTTTGCCGTTGTTAGCAATCTATTTTCTCAAAACGGAAAAATCTATCTAAAAAACTCAAAATTCAACATTGGCAAACCCAATACGTATGTTTATGAACCTCCGCAAGGTCTTGTTATTGAAGACAACGCTAAAGTAAATTTTCTCTATATTACTCCTACTGATTTTTCTTCTGACATAAGTCCGCTGAAAAAAAGTGGAAAACGTTATGAGTTTACCGCAAAAGTTCCTGATTCTGTTAGAGTTATTCTAGCGACTATAAACGATTCACAAAAAATTGCAGATAGCAATAATGAAAAAGGTTATTCTGTACTTTTAAAAACACAAAATGATATTGAATTAAGAAAAAGTTTGATAAACGAAATTTCTGTTAGAAGTAATGGGGGGTACTTTTTTAGACTAAAATCAGATCCAAAAAGAGAAGATTTAATTGCTGAATATGATGCTGTATTTGCAAAATATCCAAAATTAAGAGATGATATCGTTTCTTTAGAATATTTATATACTAAAAAGTCTCTCAACAGAGAACAAGGAGAAAAAGACCTTCTAGCTTTTGCCGATAAATGTGTAAAAAGAAATACTGAAGAATATTTAACTTCTGCGTATTACATCTATAGTTCTAATAATGAGACGCAAGATCAAGCAAAAAAATTAAAAACAGAAATTTCAGAAAAGTTTCCTGCAAATAGAATTGATGCAATGGATTTTATTCGAAAATTCTTTGATCAGCCTGATAAAACAGAAGCTTCTATTTTAGAAAGTCTTAATGCTTTTAAAACAAAATATCCTAACGATACTTCTAAGAGATCACTAAGTTATTTTTATTCTGCTTTGGTGCCTATATATTTAGATAAAGGAGAATTGGAAAAGGCTATAGCCTGCGAACCTTATTTAAATCTTCCAGAAGACACATATAACAATTTTGCTTGGGGCCAATCTGGCGGTGATTTAACAATGCCTGTAAAAGATATTGACTTTGCCACAAAAGTTTCTAAACGATCAGTAGACATTATTGAAGCAAAACGAAAAGAATGTTACACGCCTGATTATAATGGCAAATTCAATATGTTTGCTGATACTTATGCACTTCTGCTTTATAAACAAGGCAAATATGATGAAGCTTTTAAATACCAAAGCGGAGTTAAAGCTCTTGACGGATTGGACGCTGGCGGAAAAGAACGCTATTTAGCAATGTTGGATAAGGTAAAAAGTAAAGATGAAGTAAAAGCTTATATTGAAGATGAAATCAGTAAAGGCAATACTTCACCTGCATTTCTTTCTAAACTTAAAGAAATTTACATTGAAAAGAAATTGCCTATGGCTGAATTTGATGCCATTCAGCAAAAAACAGATTTGTTAGCACAAGAAAACAAAAACAAAGATCTTCTTGAAAAATTTGGAAGTAAAAATGCCTTTGACTTTACCTTGAAAAATCTAGACGGAAAAGACACAAAACTTTCAGATTATAAAGGAAAAATAGTTGTTCTTGATTTCTGGGCAACTTGGTGCGGACCATGTAAAGCTTCTTTTCCAAAAATGCAGCATTTAGTGACTAAATACAAAGATAAAGATGTTGCTTTCCTGTTTGTTAACACTTGGGAAAATGGTAAAGAAGACGAGATTTTAAAAAAAGTAAGTTCTTATATTACAGAGAAAAAATTTGACTTTAACGTTGTTTTTGATCTCAAACAAGAAGTAGTTGGCAATTATAAAATTCAAGCTATCCCAACACGTATCGTTATTGATAAAAAAGGCGACATTCTAGCTTATGACAATTCAAATACCGACATAGGAAAGATTATTGAAGAACAATTAAAATAA
- a CDS encoding class I SAM-dependent methyltransferase — MKAEKTSRTAQYMAFFRALETQRKERLFSDPYAIHFIDSKLRLATQLYKYPIAAKYIDNIIQKKIPGALSSGIARTKYIDDLLKNAVSNGIKQVIILGAGFDTRAVRLDLLKEIPVIEIDHPNTSNFKAEVYKNRIGKIPQNIHFLQIDFNKQNLEQLASENNLDFSKPTAIIWEGVTNYLTEDAVKSTFAFISKFAANSHIIFTYVHKNILLNPESFLGGKKLLEDLENLEEHWTFGFFPEDLSDYLNQFNIELREDLGADDYRKKYLLNRSEKGYEFYRTAIGIKK, encoded by the coding sequence ATGAAAGCAGAAAAAACAAGCAGAACGGCACAATATATGGCGTTCTTTCGTGCATTGGAAACACAACGTAAAGAAAGATTGTTTTCAGATCCTTATGCCATTCATTTTATAGATTCAAAATTAAGACTTGCAACTCAATTATATAAATATCCAATTGCTGCAAAATATATTGATAATATTATACAAAAAAAGATTCCAGGAGCTTTGTCTTCTGGAATTGCCAGAACAAAATACATTGATGATTTACTTAAAAATGCGGTTTCAAACGGCATAAAACAAGTTATAATTTTAGGCGCGGGTTTTGACACGAGAGCTGTACGCCTTGATTTACTAAAAGAAATTCCTGTAATAGAAATTGATCATCCGAATACATCAAATTTCAAAGCTGAAGTTTATAAAAACAGAATCGGAAAAATTCCTCAAAATATTCATTTTCTTCAGATTGATTTTAACAAGCAAAATTTAGAACAACTGGCTTCGGAGAATAATTTAGACTTTTCTAAACCAACTGCCATAATTTGGGAAGGCGTAACGAATTATCTAACCGAAGATGCTGTAAAAAGCACTTTTGCCTTTATTTCAAAATTCGCTGCAAACAGTCATATTATTTTTACTTACGTACATAAAAATATTCTCTTAAATCCAGAATCTTTTTTAGGCGGTAAAAAACTTCTGGAAGATCTTGAAAATTTAGAAGAACACTGGACATTTGGCTTTTTTCCAGAAGACCTTTCAGATTACTTAAATCAGTTTAATATTGAGCTTCGTGAAGATTTAGGAGCTGATGATTATCGTAAAAAGTATCTTCTTAACCGATCTGAAAAAGGTTATGAATTTTACAGAACCGCAATTGGTATAAAAAAGTAA
- a CDS encoding DUF962 domain-containing protein → MRTLDQWFAEYAISHQNPKNKAIHYICVPAIFFSIVGLLMSIPSSIISNTLKLNAPIIENWAFIVLLFVLIFYIRLSISMAIKIAVFSMLCLFANYYIGQFVTLWAFSIGVFVIAWIGQFYGHNIEGKKPSFLKDLQFLLIGPAWVVENLFSRK, encoded by the coding sequence ATGAGAACATTAGACCAATGGTTTGCAGAATATGCAATAAGTCACCAAAACCCAAAAAACAAAGCCATACACTACATTTGTGTACCAGCCATTTTCTTTTCTATCGTCGGATTATTAATGAGCATTCCGAGTTCGATAATTTCAAATACGTTAAAACTAAATGCGCCAATTATCGAAAATTGGGCTTTCATAGTTTTGCTTTTTGTTCTTATTTTCTACATCAGATTATCAATTTCTATGGCAATTAAAATTGCTGTTTTTTCTATGCTTTGTTTATTTGCAAATTACTACATCGGACAGTTTGTTACTTTATGGGCTTTCTCGATTGGCGTATTTGTTATTGCCTGGATCGGACAATTTTATGGACACAATATTGAAGGAAAAAAACCATCTTTTCTTAAAGATCTTCAGTTTTTATTAATTGGACCAGCTTGGGTTGTTGAGAATTTGTTTTCTAGAAAATAG
- a CDS encoding TMEM143 family protein gives MKREHYIPFNKEFLLEQQIAAFAEDAKKTEDFKKLFDIIEHYYHYESFNLNRNLKQNYALYDPDLSEKEREQFINKSDFPVFKETLLKVLERGNYYRIDQNALDKAFKESDLIGLNLSIDFNAFKDFELYARGHHKSKEKVKKYFFWTKEVEIEYYDRVLIYLNYSDADYLKSKKVKLGKMPIDPGSIGLKIFKRVPKNDLETIFPNAIPKMSLKDKMLLWVPAVFGGISLLSAKVIPALINMYDAYQTGETIDLLNSKTSLNQGLIALGILAVYCFRQYNNFINKKIRYSKTLSDSLYFKNVGNNSGAFYSLLNSSEEEALKETILAYTFLHESEKSLTADELDNKIESWFKTKLNTDFDFDVNDALLKLKSIGLGLENNGKWSVLSLNEALITIDELWDNVFQYNQK, from the coding sequence ATGAAGCGAGAACATTATATTCCGTTTAACAAAGAATTTTTACTCGAACAGCAAATTGCCGCTTTCGCTGAAGATGCTAAAAAAACAGAAGATTTTAAGAAACTTTTCGATATTATCGAGCATTATTATCATTATGAATCTTTTAATCTTAATCGAAATCTTAAACAGAATTATGCGCTTTACGATCCAGATTTAAGCGAAAAAGAACGCGAGCAGTTTATCAATAAAAGTGATTTTCCAGTTTTTAAAGAAACACTTTTGAAGGTTTTAGAACGTGGAAATTATTACAGAATTGATCAGAATGCTTTGGATAAAGCTTTTAAAGAATCTGATTTGATTGGCTTAAATCTTTCTATCGATTTTAATGCATTTAAAGATTTCGAACTCTACGCACGAGGTCATCATAAAAGCAAAGAAAAAGTCAAAAAATACTTTTTTTGGACAAAAGAAGTAGAAATAGAATATTACGATCGTGTCTTAATTTATTTAAATTACAGCGACGCAGATTATCTTAAAAGTAAGAAAGTCAAATTAGGAAAAATGCCAATTGACCCAGGTTCTATTGGATTGAAAATTTTCAAAAGAGTTCCTAAAAATGATCTCGAGACGATTTTTCCGAATGCAATTCCTAAAATGTCTTTAAAAGACAAAATGCTACTTTGGGTTCCGGCTGTTTTTGGTGGAATCTCATTATTGAGCGCGAAAGTAATTCCGGCTTTGATTAATATGTACGACGCATATCAAACTGGCGAAACAATCGATTTACTCAACAGCAAAACATCTTTAAATCAAGGTTTAATTGCTTTAGGAATCTTAGCAGTTTATTGCTTTCGTCAGTACAATAATTTTATAAACAAGAAAATCAGATATTCTAAAACTCTCTCTGATAGTTTGTACTTTAAAAATGTTGGAAATAACAGTGGAGCTTTCTATTCGCTTTTAAATTCGTCTGAAGAAGAAGCTTTAAAAGAAACCATTCTAGCTTATACTTTTTTACACGAAAGTGAAAAATCATTAACAGCTGATGAACTTGACAATAAAATCGAATCTTGGTTTAAAACAAAATTAAATACCGATTTCGATTTTGACGTAAATGACGCTCTATTAAAATTAAAAAGTATCGGACTTGGTTTAGAAAATAATGGAAAATGGTCCGTTTTATCTTTAAACGAAGCTCTTATTACAATTGACGAACTATGGGATAATGTTTTTCAATATAATCAGAAATAG
- a CDS encoding LytR/AlgR family response regulator transcription factor: MALTYRCLIIDDESPAHKALISHISKFDELEHSGSAFNGMEAIKLLNENQYDIIFLDINMPVISGVELMELQPNRPLTIVTTAYSDFALSAYQNDAIDYLLKPISLDKFAKAIEKAKTYHSGNNLKKEDNSNEKVLSYRSNGQVIETPLTDILYIESLGNYMKLYSRKLKSPIIIYGSLASISTEIDCSHFVQVHRSFIVNTREITSVVNKTLTISNGEVIPVGRKYQILLDNLPIR; this comes from the coding sequence ATGGCACTTACCTACCGCTGTCTTATAATTGATGACGAATCGCCGGCACACAAAGCCTTGATTTCTCACATCTCAAAGTTTGACGAACTGGAACATTCCGGAAGTGCTTTTAATGGAATGGAAGCTATTAAACTACTGAACGAAAACCAATACGATATTATTTTTCTCGACATTAATATGCCTGTAATTTCGGGAGTAGAATTAATGGAATTACAACCCAATCGCCCGCTTACAATTGTAACAACAGCGTACTCAGATTTTGCACTTTCTGCTTATCAAAACGATGCTATCGATTATCTTCTAAAACCTATTTCTCTCGATAAATTTGCCAAAGCAATAGAAAAAGCCAAAACCTATCATTCTGGAAATAACCTAAAAAAGGAAGACAACAGCAACGAAAAAGTGCTTTCGTATCGCTCGAATGGTCAAGTGATTGAAACGCCACTGACTGATATTTTATATATTGAAAGTCTTGGTAATTATATGAAATTATACAGCCGAAAACTGAAATCTCCAATTATTATTTACGGTTCGCTTGCTAGCATTTCTACTGAGATTGATTGTTCGCATTTTGTTCAGGTGCATCGTTCGTTTATTGTAAATACACGCGAAATTACTTCGGTTGTCAATAAAACTTTAACGATCAGTAACGGCGAAGTTATTCCTGTGGGAAGAAAATATCAGATTTTGTTGGATAATTTGCCGATTAGGTAA
- a CDS encoding sensor histidine kinase: protein MKILKIYQNFFLRNLIVHTFILLVIFACVYDELRLAGHDFCYMVSKIAIGYFPCILWITVFNLFVIKKLLFKRKVKVFFLLFLTYWTSFYFFINWFFPLVGFGNFKTLQILSLLINGMFFYFIHVVITKKIMDADKDIMNFKSELSFLKQQLNPHFLLNAMNNLYGEALAEPDKVPDRILNLSDMLRYQIEASKKDYVLLEEEIAFIKKYIEYYTFRNERLTVSQNIEGLHDEIEIPPLFFLPLVENAVKFSAETAEPFINLDLKVKCRSVIFTLKNNCLDSESRLSSTGIGIENLKRRLEVYGLKHDLSCKKEKNMFTVKLSIWHLPTAVL, encoded by the coding sequence ATGAAAATTCTCAAAATTTACCAAAATTTCTTTCTCAGAAATCTCATCGTACACACCTTTATTCTATTGGTGATTTTTGCCTGTGTTTATGATGAACTTCGTTTGGCCGGTCATGACTTTTGTTATATGGTCAGTAAAATTGCAATAGGATATTTTCCATGTATTCTTTGGATTACTGTTTTTAATCTATTTGTAATTAAAAAGTTATTATTCAAAAGAAAGGTAAAAGTATTTTTCCTCCTGTTTTTGACTTACTGGACTTCTTTTTATTTTTTTATTAATTGGTTTTTCCCATTGGTTGGTTTCGGAAATTTCAAAACATTGCAGATTTTATCGCTTCTTATTAATGGAATGTTTTTCTATTTTATTCATGTTGTGATTACAAAAAAAATCATGGATGCCGATAAAGATATTATGAATTTCAAGTCGGAACTTTCGTTTTTAAAACAACAATTAAATCCGCATTTTTTGCTGAATGCGATGAATAATCTTTATGGAGAAGCATTGGCAGAACCAGATAAAGTTCCAGATCGAATCCTTAATCTTTCAGACATGCTGCGTTATCAGATTGAGGCTTCAAAAAAAGATTATGTTTTATTGGAAGAGGAAATTGCTTTCATAAAAAAATATATCGAATATTATACCTTTAGAAACGAAAGACTTACTGTAAGTCAAAATATCGAAGGATTACATGATGAAATCGAAATTCCGCCATTGTTCTTTTTACCTTTAGTTGAAAATGCAGTAAAATTTTCTGCTGAAACTGCTGAACCTTTCATCAATTTAGATTTAAAAGTAAAATGCCGAAGTGTAATTTTTACTTTGAAAAACAATTGTTTGGATTCAGAATCGCGTCTTTCGAGCACTGGGATTGGAATTGAAAATCTAAAAAGACGTTTAGAAGTTTATGGCTTAAAACACGACTTAAGCTGTAAAAAAGAGAAAAATATGTTTACCGTAAAATTATCCATATGGCACTTACCTACCGCTGTCTTATAA